One stretch of Toxoplasma gondii ME49 chromosome XI, whole genome shotgun sequence DNA includes these proteins:
- a CDS encoding ubiquitin carboxyl-terminal hydrolase (encoded by transcript TGME49_314840) codes for MAGGTEESMCACERAPPGLLNLGKTCSFNVLLQALASTRTFSNLYGGVWREQQRSRSPSTSELHDLVRKQQALLLLPGEAGERGRPRSRFAVFRASPGVDASGPERGREVWCTDAAAVGRAAAAAVSAARMPLNFCMAEILGRMQAGGDTLHARALTQDNACPRTASQSPTASMQAAEERGEEGGSVGGKPGEGEEGAPAEDPEEEQKQRMRRQLRLKRQLQTKRWWIKQEQNVLSPFDFVSHMRMLNADFEQDVELDVEEVWRFLIQQIFTELQREQHSFDVSAFCSLPRGGSSPMQRDEANNGQEFLKGEALAVSTGGASSGVSSSDCPGFSGEDAFLGGLSRPGCSPEKKEREASRRRLGNSLDSPSSGRNTCTNALKTHLTPGVGESTGSPSAVRRAQGCPWSPTSGQRGGRERAGHCSAPGGSPASYGQASRSVSSPQRGLANPSHSLGSLRSSVLSHSIRGGGASEPGPRPATGAVAVAAGAFSSCPRMRTHCVRGLSPRSVPRKSELGREETEGEGGRADRRKLPESLLVSASFHFLDPEIERRCRELGAENAVTCSPIRKRDATENSKGRVTELRSSPVRLAMNHEASVDKAPGPSPRRGDSELPARAGDAGLPLGLQSPAGAPVSPVVKARLRLPTPGVKLEAPHCKSSVSESADVKSVEFSPEAGIKQSQLGYMSGEMETLSLKIEAKEAVKREALEASLAALAQRQSATLLLRQLQQALVGRLVQVPVPCSCCCRCDVDATVSASSSSRREASRACRRGRGNPGSRAGRESAALRGREKTAGRNEVEGLLPGAKRSAVDSNACQGGQVSVQSRAELEKRGEAPASRVACRTSPPGPREGAVSPASVRCSRLFSEKALSPRNSEKFPPAASPRFMDSGRSAEDGFEARLPVVLPPDAAPFPSSPLYPTLASHPACSPGSLALSSVYSAGPGEPGVPICCLPGGALSSLLSVESFCGVLPVRLPERSRWVSSRTRSNAVSWSESRRALSLAGDANSSGSRAQRLTSPQPITLEECLSLALTHSCGGAAPSGGAAGRVRARRRGEATARSGRPACSVGAPRRRVAKSQRRGEKAETSRAWRGSGCDAAVSPGVEGGKQKCGVCGKWQGRREGNSERNASGEEDIERDGVQTVETGAASRTRTQDTTVMHSVEEKVETRNNADEAEAALCIDTCDALSCYHRLRCHRCNQVHTQTFLERLPDILLFQLPRSSVTPPGSFGSGALKAAAAAAAGGGFKIKAHVEFPQRLESVIGPHCVASPAFEAACSELVGATKRGSSFESEDEGGRYQGRKRRKLSSQSVSQSRETHRAGRDAERATQRRARNSLCSRERSGGGGVSAAGQNARFLQTLRDDAAVYTLRAVIEHQGRSGVGGHYVCYRRGAPCDLVETETRETGQGESSEEGVSPCSSSPHKGEFMFSAAEDKARGEGRGTVENSHTHLERAEEETWWEVNDAEVTQTSWNHVRLSQAYILVYERCGRATCPRSSRQNGVVSDRRSPGPGCSAASLRTLDDHGTPPPSARSASGGGLSSSEKDAGEPPQVSTHPRRGSRRLDGRTSRACSEAGESGAGPPDGKEDTKGRGRAQASRRKKAATATFTEEQLKKLPQNGVKPATVNKARCPLGVSENKSFLRLRRKQQESTGTTKCEGAGQLANTARSREGCGSKGVFFETDDGGETTRRIHERRRRNRVL; via the coding sequence atGGCAGGCGGGACGGAGGAGTCCATGTGTGCGTGCGAGCGTGCGCCGCCGGGTCTTTTGAACTTGGGGAAGACTTGCAGCTTCAACGTGTTGCTTCAAGCTCTTGCGTCGACCCGAACTTTCTCGAATCTCTACGGGGGCGTCTGGCGAGAGCAGCAGCGGAGTCGCAGCCCTTCGACCTCCGAGCTGCACGACCTCGTCCGCAAGCAGCAGGcacttctgcttctcccgggagaggcgggagaacgGGGACGACCGAGGAGCCGGTTCGCTGTTTTCCGAGCCTCCCCGGGTGTCGACGCGTCTGGCCCggaaagggggagagaggTCTGGTGTACAGACGCTGCGGCCGTGGGCCGagccgcagctgcagcggtCAGTGCCGCGCGGATGCCGCTCAACTTTTGTATGGCAGAGATTCTGGGGCGAATGCAAGCTGGCGGAGACACCCTCCATGCGCGGGCCCTGACTCAAGACAACGCGTGTCCGAGGACAGCTTCACAGTCGCCGACCGCGAGCATGCAGGCggccgaggagagaggagaggagggaggtAGCGTAGGTGGGAAGCCaggcgagggcgaagaaggcgcgccAGCGGAAGACCCCGAAGAGGAGCAAAAGCAACGCATGCGGCGGCAGCTGCGTCTGAAGCGGCAGCTCCAGACCAAACGCTGGTGGATCAAACAGGAACAGAacgttctctcgccttttgaCTTTGTCTCTCACATGCGCATGCTGAACGCGGACTTTGAACAAGACGTGGAACTCGACGTCGAGGAGGTTTGGAGGTTTCTGATTCAACAAATCTTTACAGAACTCCAGCGCGAACAGCACTCTTTCGACGTGTCGGCCTTCTGCTCCCTTCCGCGCGGCGGCTCGTCGCCCATGCAACGGGACGAAGCAAACAACGGCCAGGAGTTCCTCAAGGGCGAGGCATTAGCTGTGTCGACTGGCGGAGCCTCTAGCGGTGTGTCTTCGTCTGACTGTCCAGGGTTTTCTGGGGAGGATGCTTTTCTCGGCGGACTTTCACGCCCCGGCTGCAGccccgagaaaaaagagagagaagcctcaCGACGGCGTCTAGGAAACTCACTAGATTCTCCGTCGTCAGGAAGGAACACCTGCACAAACGCCCTCAAGACGCACTTGACCCCCGGCGTTGGCGAATCGACAGGCTCTCCGTCGGCGGTCCGTCGAGCTCAGGGGTGTCCTTGGAGCCCAACTAGCGGTCAGAGGGGGGGCCGAGAGAGGGCGGGGCACTGCAGTGCTCCCGGAGGGAGTCCGGCGTCTTACGGCCAGGCATCAAGATCTGTTTCAAGTCCTCAACGTGGCCTCGCGAATCCCAGTCACAGCCTCGGATCTCTGCGGAGCTCTGTGCTGTCGCACAGCATTCGGGGTGGCGGAGCGAGCGAGCCAGGGCCGCGACCCGCGACGGGCGCAGTCGCGGTTGCTGCTGGAGCCTTCTCTTCGTGCCCCAGAATGCGGACGCACTGCGTCCGCGGTCTCTCGCCGCGGAGTGtgccgaggaagagcgagctcgggcgcgaagagacagagggagagggcgGTCGCGCGGACCGACGAAAGTTGCCAGAAagtcttctcgtctctgcctcgttcCACTTCTTAGATCCCGAGATAGAGCGTCGCTGCCGGGAACTCGGGGCAGAAAATGCAGTTACTTGCTCTCCAATTCGGAAGAGAGATGCCACTGAAAACAGCAAGGGCCGAGTGACGGAGCTTCGGAGCTCGCCTGTTCGACTCGCGATGAATCACGAGGCCTCGGTCGACAAGGCTCCAGGACCTTCCCCgcggaggggagacagcgagttGCCGGCTCGAGCGGGCGACGCGGGCCTGCCTCTTGGACTGCAAAGCCCTGCAGGGGCACCAGTCTCCCCGGTCGTGAAGGCGCGGCTTCGCCTCCCGACTCCAGGAGTGAAGCTGGAAGCGCCTCACTGCAAGTCCAGTGTATCTGAATCCGCGGATGTCAAGAGTGTGGAGTTCTCCCCCGAGGCTGGAATCAAGCAGAGCCAGCTGGGTTACATGAGCGGCGAAATGGAGACTCTCTCGCTCAAAAtcgaagcgaaggaggcTGTGAAACGCGAGGCCTTGGAAGCGAGTCTCGCGGCTCTGGCGCAGCGACAGAGTGCCACTTTGCTGCTTCGTCAGCTCCAGCAGGCCCTCGTAGGGCGCCTAGTGCAGGTCCCTGTCCCCTGCAGCTGCTGTTGTAGGTGCGACGTGGATGCGACAGTGTCAGCGTCTTCGAGCagccggagagaagcaagtcGCGCCTGtcggagaggaaggggaaacCCAGGAAGCAGAGCTGGGCGCGAGTCCGCAGCCCtgcgaggaagggagaaaacagcGGGGAGAAACGAGGTGGAGGGCCTCCTCCCGGGGGCTAAGAGAAGTGCCGTGGACTCGAATGCTTGCCAGGGAGGTCAGGTGTCTGTGCAATCGAGAGCGGAGTTGGAAAAGCGAGGCGAGgcgcctgcgtctcgcgTGGCTTGCCGCACGTCCCCGCCTGGTCCTCGGGAGGGTGCCGTGTCTCCTGCATCGGTTCGTTGCTCCAGGCTCTTCTCCGAGAAGGCCCTTTCGCCTCGGAACTCGGAGAAGTTCCCGCCCGCCGCTTCGCCGAGGTTTATGGACAGCGGAAGGAGCGCGGAAGACGGATTCGAGGCGAGACTTCCAGTGGTTCTGCCTCCAGATGCGGcgccgtttccttcttctcctctctatCCGACCCTCGCGTCGCACCCTGCGTGCAGTCCCGGCTCTCTGGCGCTGTCCAGCGTGTATTCTGCGGGTCCGGGAGAGCCTGGAGTTCCGATTTGTTGTCTTCCAGGTGGCGCGCTGTCCTCCCTCTTGTCCGTGGAGAGTTTCTGCGGCGTATTGCCTGTCCGTCTCCCCGAGCGAAGTCGCTGGGTGTCGAGTCGCACGCGGTCGAACGCCGTCAGTTGGTCAGAGTCGCGCAGGgccctgtctctcgccgGGGACGCAAACTCGTCGGGCAGCCGCGCCCAGAGACTCACGTCGCCGCAGCCCATCACACTGGAggagtgtctctctctcgccttaACGCACTCCTGCGGAGGCGCCGCGCCCTCAGGAGGCGCCGCTGGCCGGGTCCGAGCGCGGAGGCGCGGCGAAGCGACGGCACGGTCGGGGCGGCCCGCCTGCAGTGTGGGGGCGCCGCGTCGCAGGGTGGCGAAATCTCAGCGACGCGGCGAAAAGGCGGAGACGAGCAGAGCGTGGAGAGGCAGCGGATGTGACGCTGCAGTGTCTCCTGGGGTCGAGGGCGGCAAGCAAAAGTGTGGGGTTTGCGGAAAGTGGCAGGGACGCCGAGAGGGAAACTCGGAAAGAAATGCcagcggagaggaagacataGAGCGAGACGGTGTGcagacagtggagacgggAGCGGCGTCGCGAACGAGGACGCAGGACACGACCGTGATGCACAGTGTGgaagagaaggtggagacaaggaacaacgcagacgaagcggaAGCGGCGCTGTGTATAGACACATGCGACGCGCTTTCCTGCTACCACCGACTGCGCTGTCATCGCTGCAACCAGGTTCACACGCAGACGTTTCTCGAGCGTCTCCCGGATATCCTGCTTTTTCAGCTCCCGCGAAGCAGCGTCACTCCTCCAGGTTCGTTTGGCAGTGGCGCTTTGAAggccgcagcagctgcagctgccggCGGAGGCTTCAAAATCAAGGCGCATGTGGAGTTTCCGCAGCGCCTCGAGAGCGTCATTGGCCCGCACTGTGTGGCATCTCCGGCCTTcgaggctgcatgcagcgagctTGTGGGCGCGACGAAGCGTGGGTCTTCGTTCGAgtccgaagacgaaggcgggCGTTACCAGGGGCGCAAGAGACGGAAGCTGTCAAGTCAAAGTGTTTCGCAGAGTcgcgagacacacagagctGGGAGGGACGCGGAAAGAGCCACGCAAAGACGCGCGCGGAACTCCCTCTGTAGTCGGGAAAGGTCAGGAGGCGGTGGAGTTTCTGCGGCCGGGCAAAACGCGCGTTTCCTGCAGACGCTGCGCGACGACGCGGCTGTCTACACGCTCCGCGCGGTGATCGAGCACCAGGGGCGCAGCGGAGTTGGCGGGCACTACGTATGCTACCGTCGCGGGGCGCCGTGCGACctcgtggagacagagacgcgagagacgggACAGGGTGAGAGTTCAGAAGAGGGTGTCTCCCCAtgttcgtcttcgccgcaCAAGGGCGAGTTTATGTTCTCTGCTGCAGAGGACAAGGCGCGAGGGGAGGGCCGGGGTACGGTGGAAAACAGCCACACGCACttggagagagcagaggaagagacgtgGTGGGAAGTGAACGATGCAGAGGTCACGCAGACATCGTGGAACCATGTTCGTCTCAGTCAGGCGTACATTCTGGTGTACGAACGGTGTGGACGCGCGACTTGCCCACGGTCCTCGCGACAAAACGGAGTTGTCAGTGACCGACGTTCGCCGGGTCCTGGCTGCTCTGCGGCCTCTCTTCGGACTCTGGACGACCATGGCACGCCTCCTCCGAGTGCGCGTTCGGCTTCTGGTGGGGGTCTTTCGAGCTCGGAAAAAGACGCGGGCGAGCCTCCTCAGGTGTCTACACACCCGAGAAGAGGGTCCCGACGACTCGATGGGAGGACttcccgcgcatgcagcgaagcgGGGGAGAGCGGCGCAGGCCCTCCGGATGGGAAGGAAGACACAAAGGGAAGAGGTCGCGCGCAAGCGTCACGCAGGAAGAAGGCTGCGACGGCAACGTTCACGGAAGAACAACTTAAAAAGCTTCCTCAGAATGGGGTTAAACCGGCGACGGTAAACAAGGCGCGGTGCCCCCTTGGCGTTAGCGAGAACAAAAGTTTTCTACGCCTCCGGAGAAAACAGCAAGAATCCACGGGCACGACGAAATGTGAGGGGGCGGGGCAGTTGGCAAACACAGCGAGGAGTCGAGAAGGCTGCGGCAGCAAGGGCGTTTTTttcgagacagacgacggcGGAGAAACGACGCGTCGGATCCACGAGCGTCGACGCCGGAACCGGGTTCTCTAG